The genomic stretch CCACTTCGCCGGTACGGGTCAGCACCAGCGGATTGATCTCCAGAATATCGCAGTCATAGTTGACACAAACGTCATAGAGTTTGAACAAAATGTCCGATGCCTGCACCAGCGCTTTTCCCGTCAAGCCGAGATCGCTCCAGATTTCTTTCGCTTGGTAGGGCTGCAGCCCCGTGAACGGATCGACATGAACCATCCTGATGCGGTCGGGCTGCCGTTTCACCAGCTCCTCCACTTCCACGCCGCCTTCCGTAGCGGCAATAATGACCGGCAGCTGCTTGTTTCGATCCAGAGTGATGGATACGTACCATTCTTCCGCGATATCAAGACATTCCTCCACCAGCACCTGATCAACCGGAAAATACCTGACGGTCATGCCAAGCAGCTGATTCGTCAGCGCCTCCGCTTCCTCCGCCGTCGAAGCAAACTGGATCGCGCCGTGCTTGCCCCGCTTGCCGACGGGCACCAATGCTTTGAGGACGACCCGCTTGCCGAATTGCTTCGTGATTTCCGCCGCTTCCTGCCCTGTGGAAGCGACCCAGTTCAACGGAACGGGTACATTATGCTGCTTGATGATTCGCTTGCTGTGATGCTCCAAAAGCTTGCCCATCGTCATTCCTCCATGAATAGGATATTGGATCCAATCTACATTATAAATTCCCTGTCTTGCTTGCATATTCGAGAATCCTTCGCGCCCGCTCCACGACCGGGTAATCGATCATTTTGCCGTCTACCTGAATCGCCGCCATTCCTGAACGGGTCGCTTCCTCAAAGGCCTGAACGATCTTTTGAGCCGCCTCGATCTCTTTAGGCGAAGGTGAAAACACGCTGTGGACGATATCGATCTGATCGGGGTGAATCACAAGCTTGCCCTGAAAGCCCATCTGCTTCGCCTGCTTGGTCGAGGCTTCCAGGCCCGCCGGTTGTTTGACGTTAGTGTAAACCGTATCGATCGGCGGCTCGATTCCCGCCGCCCGTGAAGCAATGACCAACTGGGACCGGGCTGTGAAGGTTTCCATCGATTCCTCCGTGAACTCCGCCTGAATGTCCAGGGTGAAGTCGACGGCTCCGAAAGCCAGACGTTTGACTCTATGGCAGGAGCCAGCCACTTCCAGCGCATTTGCAATCCCCAACGCCGTTTCCATCAGCGGAACGATTTCCAAGCATCCCGGCTTCAGCCCATGTTTGCGTTCCAGCTGGGTCAACAAATACTCGGCAATGACGATCTGGTCACGCCGCTCGGTTTTGGGAAGCACGATGCCCTGCAGCGATTTGCTAATGACAGCGCTCACATCTTCAAAAAAATAAACGGTCGACATTGCGTTGACCCGCACAAAGCTCGTTTTGTCTGTATGCTTCGCCAACGCTTCGCTGACCATCTTCCTGGCCGTCTCCTTCTCCTCGAGCGGAACGCTGTCCTCCAAATCATAAATAATCGCATCGCTCATCAGCGAAGGGACTTTCTCCAGCCGTCTCGGCTGATTCCCCGGGACAAACATCAAAGAACGGAATAGCGCCATTTCAAATCGATCCTTTCAGCCGGATTTTTTTCATCAGCTCGCGGCCGGTGCGCAGGATATGCTCGGACAGCAATTGTCCAGCCTTCGCGCTGTCCTTCACTTTGACCGCCTCGACGATTTCGCGGTGCTCCCTGTTCGAAATCTCAAGCTGGCCCTCCAGAAAATGGGGCGTTTGCTGCGGCAGGCCGTTCCACAAGGTTTCTATAAAATTGAGGAGCCTTTTCCAGGCGCAATATTTGACCAAAAGCTTGTGAAATTCGATATTGGCCTCTACAAACCTCTCGACGTCGTCGATCCCCTCCATCCGCTGCAGCAGTTCTTCCAGCTTGGCAATATCGTCAAGGGTCATTCGAGGTACACTGAGCTCGACGGCCATTTTCTCCAATTGCGAGCGCAGGTAATAAATTTCATCCAGATCCTCCACATCAACCTTCTTCACGATGGCGCCGCGGTGCGGCTCCAAGATGACAAGCCCCTCGCTTTCCAGCTTGTGCAAAGCTTCGCGAACCGGCATCCGGCTGACCTTCAGCGCCTGAGCCAATTCCTCCTGAACCAGTCTTTCCCCAGGCTGAAACTCGCCACGCAGAATGGCATTGCGAATCACTCGGGTAACTTTCAGGTGAAGCGTGTCTTTATCCTCGAGCACAAGATTCAATTTATTTCCGACATCCACCATGTTTTTTCACCCCTTTTTTGCCTGTACATGGCTTTGAATCCTACATGAACGTTATTTTTGGATATTGGATCCAATATTGCCGCGGAAAAATTACTTTTTAAATTTTTTATATATTAGTTTTATCACATTCGATCTCGGTTTTCCATCCTTTTTCTGAATCCGTTACCACTCAATAGCTCAGATTCATATTTTGGAATTTCTTGGTGAAATCCACGCCCGCGCACGGCGGGCGACTGTAATCAAACCATCCAACTGAATTGTGGTTTTCGTTTCAATCCACGCCCGCGCACGGCGGGCGACAAAACAACCCATTCGGTACTTTGGCGGGTTAACCGTTTCAATCCACGCCCGCGCACGGCGGGCGACTTGC from Ferviditalea candida encodes the following:
- a CDS encoding HpcH/HpaI aldolase/citrate lyase family protein, which gives rise to MALFRSLMFVPGNQPRRLEKVPSLMSDAIIYDLEDSVPLEEKETARKMVSEALAKHTDKTSFVRVNAMSTVYFFEDVSAVISKSLQGIVLPKTERRDQIVIAEYLLTQLERKHGLKPGCLEIVPLMETALGIANALEVAGSCHRVKRLAFGAVDFTLDIQAEFTEESMETFTARSQLVIASRAAGIEPPIDTVYTNVKQPAGLEASTKQAKQMGFQGKLVIHPDQIDIVHSVFSPSPKEIEAAQKIVQAFEEATRSGMAAIQVDGKMIDYPVVERARRILEYASKTGNL
- a CDS encoding GntR family transcriptional regulator, giving the protein MVDVGNKLNLVLEDKDTLHLKVTRVIRNAILRGEFQPGERLVQEELAQALKVSRMPVREALHKLESEGLVILEPHRGAIVKKVDVEDLDEIYYLRSQLEKMAVELSVPRMTLDDIAKLEELLQRMEGIDDVERFVEANIEFHKLLVKYCAWKRLLNFIETLWNGLPQQTPHFLEGQLEISNREHREIVEAVKVKDSAKAGQLLSEHILRTGRELMKKIRLKGSI